One window of Perca flavescens isolate YP-PL-M2 chromosome 15, PFLA_1.0, whole genome shotgun sequence genomic DNA carries:
- the notch3 gene encoding neurogenic locus notch homolog protein 3 isoform X1, producing the protein MPDTQRCTDRCGQMHGAGAAAGKSPHVLTRGDYPFWPSLRCTERPPPHLLHSLPQRCRPGFIGPLCQHLDPCHRSPCLNGAACKSQVVNGNPQFTCVCQRGFRGQDCSLIDACATSPCANGARCANWNNHYNCSCPPGFQGKNCRNDIDECRKPGACLNGGLCINTHGSFRCQCQPGYSGRTCEVSTLPCAPSQCLNGGTCRQTSDHSYECACLPGFEGHNCENNVDDCPGHKCMNGGICVDGVNTYNCQCPPEWTGQYCAEDVNECLMQPNACHNGGTCFNTIGGHTCVCVNGWTGDDCSENIDDCAIAVCFNGATCHDRVASFFCECPVGKTGLLCHLDDACVSNPCNEGAVCDTNPLNGRAICTCPAGFVGGACNQDMDECSIGANPCEHFGKCVNTEGSFQCQCGRGYAGPRCEIDINECLSMPCQNDATCLDRIGEFTCICMPGYMGTYCEVDVDDCESNPCVNDGICRDMVNGFTCTCQPGFTGTMCQIDIDECASTPCQNGAKCYDRPNGFECRCAEGYEGTLCESNINNCQPDPCHHGTCVDGIASYTCNCDAGYTGYRCENQLNECHSNPCQNGGKCVDLVNKYICQCQHGTSGTNCEINFDDCASNPCDYGICKDGINRYDCVCKPGFTGSKCNVEIDECASSPCRNGGTCVDEENGFHCQCPEGFKPPYCYSQVDECGSSPCVHGSCRDDINGYRCDCDAGWVGKNCDLDRNDCLPSPCQNAGTCIDQLNGFTCKCRQGFRGNLCQVNINECASSPCLNKGTCVDGVASFTCLCELPYSGPTCADVLTPCSPNPCANHAICTHTPDYLGYQCNCQSGWQGQLCNIDVNECISNPCKNRGTCTNTFGGFVCSCKAGFTGLTCETDVNDCSPNPCLSGGSCTDGVNSFHCSCLAGFTGPRCALEINECQSSPCKNGATCTDYVNSYTCTCWPGFTGIHCETNIPDCTESSCFNGGTCTDKTNSYSCTCRSGFTGSHCQYEVNECDSQPCLNGGICQDALESFRCSCPKGYTGTRCQTPVDLCRRSSLCLNGGRCRQKDASFICDCTNGWSGRYCDISRVSCETAARHRGLQTDELCHHGGHCVNTGNAHYCKCPADYTGSYCESQVDHCEDKPCRNGATCRGYVGGYQCDCMPGFTGQNCEIEINECQSHPCQNGGTCIDLVGHYICSCPPGTLGVLCEINEDDCALPLRLRSAPPKCLNNGTCVDRVGGYRCNCPPGFTGERCEGDINECLSNPCSPSNSLDCIQLPNDYQCVCMPGFTGRRCQSRFSVCESQPCQSGGVCSVFSGSALGYTCTCQLGYDGPNCERSMSCRELSCYNEGSCTLTTRGARCNCQPGYDGPQCRHRSNEGCSSQPCRNGGSCTEETSFPFFHCQCPGGWTGKRCEQGSRSEVPPSCPLADCHEKANDSVCNKECNTFLCRWDGGDCSLAVNPWARCADCWRHFNNSKCDESCNNVDCLYDNFDCKSKEKVCNPIYEAYCIDHYADGKCDQGCNTEECGWDGLDCATKVPEALADGVLVLVVLLPPEELLRTSTAFLQKLSAILHTALRFRLDPNGEAMIRPYTRREARLKRELQPQQEVIGSTVYLEIDNRLCSQGSEDCFPTADSAADYLGALSAVEMLRFPYPLKEVRGERLPTIVDPIPQWAKLMLVGIASLFLLVILVIGMLIARRKREHSTLWFPEGFFLKKEPSSNKNRREPVGQDALGMKHMPKTVEESLLGDHSDQWMDSDCPEAKRLKVEEPSMLSDSEDAVDSRQWTQHHLAAADIRVPPTMALTPPQGEFESDCMDVNVRGPDGFTPLMLASFCGGGLEPEVAEEEENEECSANIISDLIYQGASLAAQTDRTGETALHLAARYARADAAKRLLDAGADANAQDNTGRTPLHAAVAADAQGVFQILIRNRATDLDSRMYDGSTALILAARLAVEGMVEELITCHADVNAVDELGKSSLHWAAAVNNVDATIALLKNGANKDMQDLKEETPLFLAAREGSCEAVKVLLAHFANREITDHMDRLPRDIAQERMHHDIVQLLDEYNTVRSPQGHGGPGHHLTGGHTLSPLMCPPSAFLPSLKNTPQGKKNRRPGAKGSSLGSQHANSLKESVKARNKKLTLDMQSALLESSVTLSPVDSLDSPHGGASNAGYITNPTSPVAMQSQGLFHSSMSVPNTPMVHSSMLEGGGPFAVSLAQLNDLGAGGMSLQGRVSMASDVNHGYVLSSGQMGLSMGLVSPVSVPFDWHSRMASSQCGQQVVNLVQSSQAGMHPQSPAMQQQNMLMHQQQLYRNAMLQPTPVTSTPTISPVKLPSIAEQQQQQQQQQQQQQQQQQLINHTITNQQSMARMGTSTPPTPQTSQPPPSFFQQQQMPQQPSQPQPPAQPPQAVTPAAQPTQALTSQPSGSTAGTEDYPTPPSQHSYSSALDATPKHYLHLPSEHPYLTPSPESPEPWSSPSPHCVSDWSDSTPSPAVAGPAHTQITQIPEANGKMQVFA; encoded by the exons ATGCCAGACACTCAGAGGTGCACTGACAGATGTGGACAGATGCATGGTGCCGGGGCTGCAGCTGGCAAAAGTCCTCATGTGTTGACACGGGGAGATTACCCATTCTGGCCATCCCTCCGCTGCACTGAAAGACCTCCTCCTCATCTGCTGCACTCTCTTCCTCAAAG ATGTCGTCCGGGATTCATTGGTCCTCTCTGTCAGCACCTGGATCCCTGTCATCGATCGCCATGTCTGAACGGAGCAGCTTGCAAGAGCCAGGTGGTCAATGGTAACCCACAATTCACCTGTGTGTGCCAGAGAGGGTTCAGAG GCCAAGACTGCTCTCTCATTGATGCCTGTGCCACAAGTCCCTGTGCCAATGGAGCCCGTTGTGCCAATTGGAATAACCACTACAACTGTTCCTGCCCACCTGGCTTCCAGGGAAAGAACTGCCGCAATGACATTGACGAGTGCCGCAAGCCTGGCGCGTGCCTCAATGGTGGTCTCTGCATTAACACCCATGGGTCCTTCCGCTGCCAGTGCCAACCTGGATACAGTGGGCGAACATGTGAGGTGTCCACCCTTCCCTGTGCCCCATCTCAGTGCCTTAATGGGGGCACCTGTCGACAGACCAGCGACCATTCTTATGAGTGTGCTTGCCTACCAG GTTTTGAGGGACACAACTGTGAGAATAATGTGGATGACTGTCCAGGTCACAAGTGTATGAATGGAGGAATATGTGTGGACGGAGTCAACACCTACAATTGCCAGTGCCCACCAGAATGGACAG GGCAATACTGTGCTGAGGATGTCAACGAGTGTCTCATGCAACCTAACGCCTGCCACAATGGGGGTACTTGCTTCAACACAATCGGTGGTCATACCTGTGTCTGCGTTAATGGTTGGACTGGAGATGACTGCAGTGAGAACATCGATGACTGTGCCATAGCTGTTTGCTTCAATGGTGCCACCTGCCATGACCGCGTAGCATCCTTCTTCTGCGAGTGCCCAGTTGGAAAGACGG GTTTGCTGTGCCACCTTGATGATGCATGTGTGAGTAACCCCTGCAATGAGGGGGCAGTGTGCGACACCAACCCCCTTAACGGCCGTGCCATTTGCACTTGTCCTGCTGGATTTGTAGGAGGTGCCTGCAACCAGGACATGGATGAGTGTTCGATTG GTGCCAACCCATGTGAGCATTTTGGAAAATGTGTGAACACAGAGGGCTCCTTTCAGTGTCAATGTGGCCGGGGATATGCCGGACCAAGATGTGAAATTGACATAAATGAATGCCTGTCCATGCCCTGCCAGAATGACGCCACTTGCCTGGACCGCATTGGAGAGTTCACCTGCATCTGCATGCCAG GCTACATGGGGACTTACTGTGAGGTTGACGTAGATGACTGTGAGAGCAACCCATGTGTGAATGATGGCATCTGCAGAGACATGGTCAATGGCTTTACATGCACCTGCCAGCCAG GGTTTACTGGCACCATGTGTCAGATCGACATAGATGAGTGCGCCAGCACGCCCTGCCAGAATGGAGCGAAATGCTACGACCGACCAAATGGGTTCGAGTGCCGCTGTGCTGAAG GTTATGAAGGGACACTCTGTGAGAGTAATATCAACAACTGTCAGCCCGACCCATGCCACCATGGTACTTGTGTAGATGGCATTGCCAGTTACACCTGTAACTGTGATGCTGGCTACACAGGCTATCGCTGTGAGAACCAGCTCAATGAGTGCCATAGCAACCCTTGTCAGAATGGGGGCAAGTGTGTGGATCTGGTCAACAAGTACATCTGCCAGTGCCAACATGGAACCTCAG gtacaaactgtgaaataaacTTTGATGATTGTGCCAGTAATCCATGTGACTATGGCATCTGCAAAGATGGCATTAACCGCTATGACTGTGTTTGCAAACCTGGCTTCACTG GTTCCAAGTGTAATGTGGAGATAGACGAGTGTGCATCTAGCCCCTGTAGAAATGGGGGGACGTGTGTGGATGAAGAGAATGGATTTCACTGCCAGTGTCCTGAGGGCTTTAAGCCCCCTTACTGTTACTCCCAGGTGGACGAGTGTGGCAGCAGCCCATGTGTCCATGGCTCATGCAGGGATGACATCAACGG TTACCGTTGTGACTGTGACGCTGGATGGGTGGGGAAGAACTGTGACCTGGACAGAAACGACTGTTTGCCCAGTCCCTGCCAGAATGCTGGCACATGCATTGACCAGCTCAATGGCTTCACCTGCAAGTGTCGCCAAGGCTTCAGAG GTAACCTCTGCCAGGTAAACATCAACGAATGTGCATCCAGTCCCTGTCTGAACAAGGGCACCTGTGTGGACGGTGTGGCAAGTTTCACCTGTCTGTGTGAGCTTCCTTACAGTGGACCCACTTGTGCTGATGTCCTCACCCCTTGTTCCCCTAACCCCTGTGCCAATCATGccatctgcacacacaccccAGACTACTTGGGCTATCAATGTAACTGCCAGTCAGGGTGGCAAG gtcagttgtgtaacATAGATGTGAATGAATGCATCTCAAACCCCTGCAAGAACCGTGGGACCTGCACTAACACATTTGGAGGCTTTGTGTGCTCCTGCAAAGCTGGATTTACTGGGCTGACGTGTGAAACGGACGTCAATGACTGTTCTCCTA ATCCATGCCTAAGTGGAGGTTCCTGTACAGATGGTGTGAACTCCTTCCACTGTAGCTGTCTGGCAGGCTTTACTGGGCCCCGCTGTGCTTTAGAGATCAATGAATGCCAAAGTTCCCCCTGCAAAAATGGAGCCACATGCACAGACTATGTTAACTCCTACACCTGCACCTGTTGGCCTGGTTTTACTGGCATCCACTGCGAAACCAACATCCCTGATTGCACTGAAAG CTCTTGCTTTAATGGAGGAACGTGCACAGATAAAACCAACAGCTATTCCTGTACCTGCCGTTCAGGCTTCACTGGCTCCCACTGCCAATACGAGGTCAACGAGTGTGACTCCCAGCCCTGCCTTAATGGAGGCATCTGTCAAGATGCCCTTGAGTCCTTCCGTTGCTCCTGCCCAAAGGGCTACACTGGCACCCGCtgccag ACACCAGTCGACTTGTGCAGACGCTCATCTCTCTGCCTAAATGGAGGACGCTGTCGCCAAAAGGATGCTTCCTTTATCTGTGACTGTACTAATGGCTGGTCTGGGCGTTACTGTGACATCTCCAGGGTTTCTTGTGAGACAGCTGCTCGCCATAGAG GGCTCCAGACAGATGAGCTATGCCACCACGGTGGTCACTGTGTCAACACTGGGAATGCCCACTATTGTAAATGCCCTGCTGACTACACTGGAAGCTATTGCGAAAGCCAAGTGGACCACTGTGAAGACAAACCCTGCCGCAATGGCGCCACCTGCAGGGGATATGTGGGAGGGTACCAGTGTGAT TGTATGCCAGGCTTTACTGGACAGAACTGTGAGATAGAGATCAACGAGTGCCAGTCTCATCCTTGCCAGAACGGAGGCACTTGCATTGATCTGGTGGGACATTACATCTGCTCCTGTCCCCCTGGCACACTGG gtgttCTCTGTGAGATCAATGAAGATGACTGTGCTCTACCTCTGAGGCTGCGCAGTGCTCCTCCTAAGTGCCTAAACAATGGCACCTGTGTGGACAGAGTGGGTGGATACCGCTGCAATTGTCCCCCTGGATTCACAGGAGAGAGATGTGAGGGAGACATAAATGAGTGTCTCTCTAACCCCTGCAGCCCATCCAACAGTCTTGACTGCATTCAGTTGCCCAATGACTACCAATGTGTCTGCATGCCTGGCTTCACTGGCCGGAGGTGTCAGAGCAggttcagtgtgtgtgagtctcaGCCTTGTCAGAGCGGAGGAGTCTGTTCTGTATTCAGCGGGTCTGCACTGGGATACACCTGCACGTGTCAGCTT GGCTATGATGGGCCCAATTGTGAAAGAAGCATGTCCTGTCGGGAACTGTCCTGCTACAATGAAGGTAGCTGTACACTTACCACGAGGGGGGCGCGTTGCAATTGCCAGCCAGGTTATGACGGGCCCCAGTGTCGGCATCGAAGTAACGAAGGCTGCTCCTCCCAGCCCTGCCGGAATGGAGGATCGTGCACCGAAGAGACCAGCTTCCCGTTCTTCCACTGCCAGTGTCCCGGTGGCTGGACAGGTAAACGGTGCGAGCAGGGCAGCAGATCCGAGGTCCCACCCTCATGCCCTCTAGCAGACTGTCATGAAAAAGCCAATGATAGTGTTTGCAACAAGGAATGCAACACATTCCTATGTCGCTGGGATGGAGGCGACTGTTCTCTAGCAGTGAACCCCTGGGCTCGTTGTGCAGACTGCTGGCGTCACTTCAACAACAGCAAGTGTGATGAGTCCTGCAATAACGTTGACTGTCTGTATGACAACTTTGACTGCAAAAGCAAGGAGAAAGTTTGCAA TCCAATATATGAAGCCTACTGCATAGACCACTATGCTGATGGAAAGTGTGACCAGGGCTGCAACACAGAGGAGTGCGGCTGGGATGGCTTGGACTGTGCAACGAAGGTTCCAGAAGCCCTTGCTGATGGTGTCTTGGTTTTGGTAGTCCTACTGCCTCCTGAGGAGCTTCTCCGCACTAGCACAGCTTTTCTGCAGAAATTAAGTGCTATCCTACACACTGCACTGCGCTTCCGGCTGGACCCCAATGGAGAAGCCATGATCCGCCCCTACACCCGCCGAGAGGCACGCCTCAAGCGGGAGCTGCAGCCTCAACAGGAGGTCATCGG TTCCACAGTGTACCTGGAAATAGACAACCGTCTGTGCTCTCAGGGCTCTGAGGACTGTTTCCCGACAGCTGACAGTGCTGCAGACTACCTGGGAGCCCTGTCAGCTGTAGAAATGCTCCGCTTTCCTTACCCCCTCAAGGAAGTCCGTG GTGAAAGGTTGCCTACTATTGTTGACCCCATACCTCAATGGGCCAAGCTGATGCTGGTGGGGATagcttctcttttccttttggTCATCCTTGTGATAGGAATGTTGATTGCTCGTAGAAAGAGAGAACACAGTACCCTTTGGTTCCCTGAGGGCTTCTTCCTCAAGAAGGAACCCAGCAGCAACAAGAACCGCAGGGAACCCGTGGGCCAGGATGCTCTGGGAATGAA ACACATGCCAAAAACTGTGGAGGAATCTCTCCTTGGAGATCACAGTGACCAGTGGATGGACTCGGACTGCCCAGAGGCCAAAAGGCTCAAG GTTGAGGAGCCGAGTATGCTCTCAGACAGTGAAGATGCAGTGGACAGCAGGCAGTGGACACAGCATCACCTTGCAGCCGCAGACATTCGCGTGCCTCCCACTATGGCCCTCACGCCACCTCAAGGAGAGTTTGAAAGTGACTGCATGGATGTTAATGTCCGAGGCCCAG ATGGTTTTACACCTCTGATGCTGGCATCATTTTGTGGAGGTGGCTTAGAGCCTGAGgtagcagaggaggaggagaatgagGAGTGTTCAGCCAACATTATCTCTGACCTAATCTACCAGGGAGCATCCCTTGCTGCCCAAACAGACCGCACTGGTGAGACAGCGCTCCACCTGGCTGCTCGCTACGCCCGTGCTGATGCTGCTAAGAGGCTGCTGGATGCCGGGGCAGATGCCAACGCTCAGGATAACACAGGACGTACACCGCTACATGCTGCAGTGGCTGCAGATGCACAGGGTGTCTTCCAG ATTCTGATCCGAAATCGGGCTACAGATCTTGATTCCCGTATGTATGATGGCTCCACCGCGCTGATCCTGGCAGCACGGCTGGCAGTAGAGGGCATGGTAGAGGAACTCATCACTTGTCATGCTGATGTCAATGCAGTTGATGAATTGG GTAAATCTTCCTTGCACTGGGCTGCTGCTGTTAATAATGTGGATGCCACTATTGCCCTGCTGAAGAATGGTGCAAACAAAGATATGCAAGATCTCAAG gaGGAGACCCCTCTGTTCCTTGCAGCCCGTGAGGGCAGCTGTGAGGCTGTAAAAGTGCTGCTGGCTCATTTTGCAAACCGAGAGATCACAGACCATATGGACAGGTTGCCAAGGGACATTGCTCAGGAGCGTATGCATCACGACATTGTGCAACTTCTTGATGAGTACAACACAGTAAGGAGTCCCCAGGGTCATGGAGGGCCTGGACACCACCTCACTGGGGGGCACACTCTGTCTCCTCTCATGTGCCCTCCCAGCGCCTTCCTGCCTAGCCTGAAGAACACCCCACAGGGCAAGAAGAACCGTCGGCCTGGGGCCAAGGGTTCTAGCCTGGGAAGCCAACATGCTAACAGTCTGAAGGAGTCGGTCAAGGCCCGTAATAAGAAGCTGACCTTGGACATGCAGAGTGCCTTACTGGAGAGCTCAGTTACCCTGTCCCCAGTTGACTCACTGGACTCACCCCACGGGGGAGCTAGCAATGCTGGCTACATCACCAACCCCACTTCCCCTGTGGCCATGCAGTCACAAGGGCTCTTTCACTCTTCCATGTCTGTCCCAAACACCCCAATGGTACATAGTAGCATGTTGGAGGGGGGTGGCCCCTTTGCCGTGTCTCTTGCCCAACTAAATGACCTGGGAGCTGGAGGAATGTCCTTGCAGGGACGCGTTTCCATGGCTTCAGATGTTAACCATGGATATGTGCTGAGTTCAGGCCAGATGGGGCTCAGCATGGGCTTGGTCAGTCCTGTCAGTGTGCCCTTTGACTGGCACAGCCGGATGGCTTCCTCCCAGTGTGGTCAGCAGGTGGTGAATCTTGTGCAGAGTAGCCAGGCAGGCATGCACCCCCAGAGTCCAGCCATGCAGCAGCAAAACATGCTGATGCACCAACAGCAGCTCTACCGTAATGCCATGCTGCAGCCCACACCTGTTACCTCCACGCCCACTATCAGCCCAGTCAAGCTGCCCTCCATtgctgagcagcagcagcagcagcagcagcagcagcagcagcagcagcagcagcagcagctcatcAACCACACCATCACCAACCAGCAGAGCATGGCCCGCATGGGTACCTCCACCCCACCGACACCCCAGACCTCCCAGCCCCCACCATCCttcttccagcagcagcagatgccTCAGCAACCTTCTCAGCCCCAGCCTCCTGCTCAGCCCCCACAGGCAGTCACGCCAGCAGCCCAGCCCACTCAGGCTCTGACCTCCCAGCCTAGTGGCAGCACTGCAGGAACAGAGGATTACCCAACTCCTCCCTCTCAGCACAGCTACTCATCCGCACTAGATGCCACGCCCAAGCATTACCTCCATTTGCCCAGTGAGCACCCCTACCTGACCCCTTCCCCAGAGTCTCCGGAGCCCTggtccagcccctcccctcactgcgtctctgattggtcagattCCACACCCAGCCCAGCAGTTGCTGGCCCTGCCCATACCCAAATTACTCAAATCCCAGAGGCCAATGGCAAGATGCAAGTGTTTGCGTGA